TTTTTGGAGCAAATCCCCGTGATGTTTTGGCGGGAGTCAAAACTCAGCCTCTAGCTGTGAAGTTTTTACCGCAGCGATCGCCTTTATTTTTATCGTTTTTGGTAAATCCAGACAAATTAGAATTATTCACCCAGTTGGCAGCGAAACCAAGCGATCGCGGCGATGTGCGGCATGAATTGTCTAACCTCAAACAGCAATTGCAGCAAAACTGGTTGCTAGACTACGAGCGCGATATTCAACCTTGGCTCGATCAAGAAATCACCTTAGCCGTAACCGATGTTGATCTTGATCAGCAACCTGCTAATGGTTTGCAAACAGGATATCTATTAGCATTTGCAGCTAAAGATGCTGATCTTGCCAAAACAAGCATTGACGCTTTTTGGCAGAGATTGGCGGTGAATGGCTCAGATTTAGGGTTTGAGCAATATCAGGGGATCTCGATTTTAAAGACTAGTTTTGCTGAAGATAAACCTGCGATCGCGGGGACAACTTTGGATAAATTTGTCTTGTTTGCCAACGATGCGCGAGTATTACATAAAGCCATAGATGCGCTGCAAAAGCCTGACTTGGCGCTGATGAATCTGGCAAACTATCGCGATCGCCTAGCGCAATTTAATACTGGCAAAAATGTAGGCAAAGTTGGCGTGGCTTACGTGAATCTTGCCGAGTTAGGCGAGGAGTTGCCCAAAGAAAGCTTGTTAATGAGTCTCAGTTTTGACAAGTCGGGAATTAGAGCCAAAACGGCGCTGAACTTGGCAAGCGAAAAGCTCGAAACTGTCGTTGACACCCAAACAACTAAGCTCAAAACTCCTCCAAAAAACTCTAGCAATAGCGCCAATAAGATTCCATTAGCTAGTTCTGTAATCATTGGTAATAATCTCGGCGAAACTTTGCAAGAGATGCAAAATATCTTGATTCCTGAATGGAAACAAGCGCTAATAAAAGCGATCGCACCAATTACTTTGGATAGTAATACTTTGGCATGGGCGCAGCATGACTACGCGATCGCCTTACTTCCTAAAGCCAATCATGCTCTTGATTGGTTGTTAGTGGCAAAAGTGGAAGATGCAAACGTTACGAAAGAAGCGATCGCCAACCTTGATCAACTTGTTAGAAATAAGCTCACAGTGGGTGAAATCTCACTGAAGGCTCAACCTGTGACCATCTGGACAAATCTTTCTACTAACGATAATTCTAAAGTGTCTGGAAATGTAGTGGCGGCGCATACCCAAACTAAAGATTATGTATATTTGTCAAATTCGCTCGCAGTTTTAGAATCTAGT
The Pseudanabaena sp. BC1403 DNA segment above includes these coding regions:
- a CDS encoding DUF3352 domain-containing protein, which gives rise to MKIKPIFIGIAVVGVLLLVLSLSAVGKIFGANPRDVLAGVKTQPLAVKFLPQRSPLFLSFLVNPDKLELFTQLAAKPSDRGDVRHELSNLKQQLQQNWLLDYERDIQPWLDQEITLAVTDVDLDQQPANGLQTGYLLAFAAKDADLAKTSIDAFWQRLAVNGSDLGFEQYQGISILKTSFAEDKPAIAGTTLDKFVLFANDARVLHKAIDALQKPDLALMNLANYRDRLAQFNTGKNVGKVGVAYVNLAELGEELPKESLLMSLSFDKSGIRAKTALNLASEKLETVVDTQTTKLKTPPKNSSNSANKIPLASSVIIGNNLGETLQEMQNILIPEWKQALIKAIAPITLDSNTLAWAQHDYAIALLPKANHALDWLLVAKVEDANVTKEAIANLDQLVRNKLTVGEISLKAQPVTIWTNLSTNDNSKVSGNVVAAHTQTKDYVYLSNSLAVLESSLTLKNSESIAASKSFKTISAKLPSDRLTYGYIDKNLDLSWVQTSLLNLKETSEITQNISNSPLAQIFKHIEVGGFAITSTDKSMQNGELFLILK